The following proteins are co-located in the Streptomyces sp. NBC_01198 genome:
- a CDS encoding AMP-dependent synthetase/ligase, with the protein MTDTQTLLENRPPSVATLFLDRVAATPDAEAYRYPVSPEDGEGPDSWRSLTWGESSRRVYAVAAGLMDLGVRPEERVAIASNTRVEWILADLGILCAGAATTTVYASTNADETAFILADSGSRVLIAEDAAQLEKARQRRAELPELAHVVVIDPEGALDEAGDGWVLSLAELEKRGEAYLAQHPAAVTDAVAAITKDQLATLIYTSGTTGRPKGVRLPHDCWSYMARAIQAVDLLQPEDVQYLWLPLAHVFGKVLTAGQISVGHITAVDGRVDKIIENLPVVQPTYMAAVPRIFEKVYNGVAGRARAGGAAKYKIFLWAAEVARDYAKAMQTSKRLTGTASAPMGLRTKHALADKLVYSKLREAFGGRLRACVSGSAALAPDIGYFFAGAGIHILEGYGLTESSAASFVNPGENYRTGTVGKALPGLEVRIAEDGEILLRGPGIMQGYHGLPDKTAEVLEPDGWFHTGDIGELSPDGFLKITDRKKDLIKTSGGKYIAPAEVEGQFKAVCPFVSNVLVVGGGRNFCTALLALDEPTILDWAAEHDLAGRPYAEVVATDQVRDLIDGYVQRLNEGLQRWQQIRQFRLLPRDLDVEHGDLTPSLKLKRPVVEREFGPLIEEMYAGARES; encoded by the coding sequence GTGACCGACACACAGACGTTGCTAGAGAATCGGCCGCCCTCCGTGGCGACGCTCTTCCTGGACCGGGTGGCGGCCACGCCGGACGCGGAGGCGTACCGCTACCCGGTCTCCCCGGAGGACGGCGAGGGCCCGGACAGCTGGAGATCGCTCACCTGGGGCGAGTCCTCCCGCCGGGTGTACGCCGTCGCGGCCGGCCTGATGGACCTCGGGGTGCGCCCCGAGGAGCGGGTCGCCATCGCCTCCAACACCCGGGTCGAGTGGATCCTCGCCGACCTCGGCATCCTGTGCGCGGGCGCGGCCACCACCACCGTCTATGCCAGCACCAATGCCGACGAGACCGCGTTCATCCTCGCCGACTCCGGCAGCCGGGTCCTCATCGCGGAGGACGCCGCGCAGCTGGAGAAGGCCAGGCAGCGCAGGGCCGAGCTGCCCGAGCTGGCCCATGTCGTGGTGATCGACCCGGAGGGCGCGCTGGACGAGGCGGGAGACGGCTGGGTGCTGTCGCTCGCCGAGCTGGAGAAGCGCGGCGAGGCCTATCTGGCCCAGCACCCCGCCGCCGTCACCGACGCGGTCGCGGCGATCACCAAGGACCAGCTCGCGACGCTGATCTACACCTCCGGCACAACCGGACGCCCCAAGGGTGTCCGCCTGCCGCACGACTGCTGGTCGTACATGGCGCGGGCCATCCAGGCCGTCGACCTGCTGCAGCCGGAGGACGTGCAGTACCTGTGGCTGCCGCTGGCGCACGTCTTCGGCAAGGTGCTGACCGCCGGGCAGATCTCCGTCGGGCACATCACGGCGGTCGACGGACGGGTCGACAAGATCATCGAGAACCTGCCGGTCGTCCAGCCGACGTACATGGCGGCGGTGCCCCGCATCTTCGAGAAGGTCTACAACGGCGTCGCGGGCCGCGCCCGCGCGGGCGGCGCCGCCAAGTACAAGATCTTCCTGTGGGCCGCGGAAGTCGCCCGCGACTACGCCAAGGCCATGCAGACCAGCAAGCGGCTCACGGGTACGGCGTCGGCGCCGATGGGGCTGCGGACCAAGCACGCGCTCGCCGACAAGCTCGTCTACAGCAAGCTGCGGGAGGCCTTCGGCGGCCGGTTGCGGGCCTGCGTGTCCGGCTCCGCCGCGCTCGCCCCCGACATCGGCTACTTCTTCGCCGGCGCCGGGATCCACATCCTGGAGGGCTACGGGCTCACCGAGTCCAGCGCCGCCAGCTTCGTCAACCCCGGCGAGAACTACCGCACCGGCACGGTCGGCAAGGCCCTGCCGGGCCTTGAGGTCCGCATCGCCGAGGACGGCGAGATCCTGCTGCGCGGCCCGGGCATCATGCAGGGCTACCACGGGCTGCCCGACAAGACCGCGGAAGTCCTCGAACCTGACGGGTGGTTCCACACCGGGGACATCGGGGAACTGTCCCCCGACGGCTTCCTGAAGATCACCGACCGCAAGAAGGACCTGATCAAGACCTCGGGCGGCAAATACATCGCTCCCGCGGAGGTCGAGGGGCAGTTCAAGGCGGTGTGCCCCTTCGTCAGCAACGTCCTGGTCGTCGGCGGCGGACGCAACTTCTGTACGGCGCTGCTGGCGCTCGACGAGCCGACCATCCTCGACTGGGCCGCGGAACACGACCTGGCCGGCCGGCCGTACGCGGAGGTCGTCGCCACGGACCAGGTCCGCGACCTCATCGACGGCTACGTGCAGCGGCTCAACGAGGGGTTGCAGCGCTGGCAGCAGATCCGGCAGTTCCGGCTGCTGCCGCGCGATCTCGACGTCGAGCACGGCGATCTCACGCCGAGCCTGAAGCTGAAGCGACCCGTCGTGGAGCGGGAGTTCGGCCCGCTGATCGAAGAGATGTACGCCGGCGCCCGCGAGTCCTAG
- a CDS encoding ATP-binding SpoIIE family protein phosphatase: MSRTSLPGDQQAAGAARRFLRAALAEWAGSGLPEAAGLEERLVDDGTLLVSELVTNAVVHAGTAVDVVCRLDTRESPPGVVVEVSDRHPARMLREDGAGGRDGPDVPDDRREGGRGLHLVAALSDAWGISYHRDRKTVWCRFDLPPGGGEPPLPAPRGEPPAELLAPVAPPRPAGPCAEQDRVDRGALSFLAEASDLLAGQLDEDNVASLAAQLLVPRIADWCAVWVYPAGAAPRLSSVWHVEERRIDRLRAVLEAAPPAADPRPGARQARWPALPDDAGCDPASGGALAVPLIVAGRCHGTLLLGRAAPPGAAGRHGLPDAMTGLVEDFARRVAQAMGAARQYARQAMISTVLQRGLLPPAVGRIPGIDHAVVYEPLAGDWVGGDFYDLFPAGDGRWCFALGDVCGNGPEAASLAGVARPVLRLLAREGYGVCDVLDRLNKALADEAAAALIGGTAAWEGGQARFLSLLYGEVTPYAPEPGAHCTLASAGHPLPLLLGRDGRVREAAGPQLLLGISETSRYVSESFDLSPGDTLLCVTDGVTERRRGRRQFDDDEGLATVLGGCTGLDAAGTAERVRHAVHAYDSAPPADDLAVLVLQAR, encoded by the coding sequence ATGTCGCGGACGAGTCTGCCCGGCGACCAGCAGGCCGCCGGCGCCGCCCGCCGGTTCCTGCGGGCCGCGCTGGCGGAATGGGCGGGCAGCGGCCTGCCCGAGGCGGCCGGCCTCGAAGAGCGGCTGGTGGACGACGGCACCCTCCTGGTGAGCGAGCTGGTCACGAACGCCGTCGTGCACGCCGGCACTGCGGTCGACGTGGTGTGCCGGCTGGACACCCGGGAGTCCCCGCCCGGCGTCGTGGTCGAGGTGTCGGACCGGCACCCGGCGCGGATGCTCAGGGAGGACGGGGCCGGCGGCCGGGACGGCCCGGACGTGCCCGACGACCGGCGGGAGGGCGGCCGCGGCCTGCACCTGGTGGCGGCGCTGTCCGACGCCTGGGGCATCAGCTACCACCGCGACCGCAAGACGGTGTGGTGCCGCTTCGACCTGCCGCCCGGCGGCGGCGAGCCCCCGCTGCCCGCCCCTCGCGGCGAACCGCCGGCGGAACTGCTCGCACCCGTGGCGCCGCCACGGCCGGCCGGCCCGTGCGCCGAGCAGGACCGGGTCGACCGCGGGGCGCTGTCCTTCCTCGCCGAGGCGTCGGACCTGCTGGCCGGCCAGCTGGACGAGGACAACGTCGCCTCGCTCGCGGCGCAGTTGCTGGTGCCGCGGATCGCGGACTGGTGCGCGGTGTGGGTGTACCCGGCGGGAGCCGCACCGCGGCTGTCGAGCGTGTGGCACGTCGAGGAGCGGCGGATCGACCGGCTGCGGGCCGTACTGGAGGCGGCGCCGCCCGCCGCCGACCCGCGGCCCGGGGCGCGGCAGGCGCGGTGGCCGGCGCTGCCGGACGACGCCGGGTGCGACCCCGCCTCCGGCGGCGCACTCGCCGTGCCGCTGATCGTGGCGGGCCGCTGCCACGGCACCCTGCTGCTGGGCCGGGCAGCGCCGCCCGGGGCGGCGGGGCGGCACGGGCTGCCGGACGCGATGACCGGCCTGGTCGAGGACTTCGCCCGCCGGGTGGCCCAGGCCATGGGCGCGGCGCGGCAGTACGCGCGGCAAGCGATGATCAGCACGGTGCTGCAGCGCGGCCTGCTGCCGCCGGCGGTGGGGCGCATCCCCGGCATCGACCACGCCGTCGTCTACGAGCCGCTGGCCGGCGACTGGGTCGGCGGCGACTTCTACGACCTCTTCCCGGCCGGTGACGGCCGCTGGTGCTTCGCGCTGGGCGACGTGTGCGGCAACGGTCCCGAGGCCGCCTCGCTGGCCGGCGTCGCGCGCCCGGTGCTGCGGCTGCTGGCCCGCGAGGGCTACGGCGTCTGCGACGTGCTCGACCGCCTCAACAAGGCGCTCGCCGACGAGGCGGCCGCCGCCCTGATCGGCGGGACGGCGGCCTGGGAGGGCGGCCAGGCCCGCTTCCTGTCGCTGCTGTACGGGGAGGTCACGCCGTACGCGCCGGAGCCCGGCGCGCACTGCACCCTGGCCTCCGCCGGCCATCCGCTGCCGCTGCTGCTCGGCCGGGACGGCCGGGTACGGGAGGCGGCCGGCCCGCAGCTCCTGCTGGGGATCTCCGAGACGTCACGGTACGTGAGCGAGTCCTTCGACCTGTCGCCCGGCGACACCCTGCTGTGCGTCACCGACGGGGTGACCGAGCGCCGCCGCGGCCGGCGGCAGTTCGACGACGACGAGGGTCTGGCCACCGTCCTCGGCGGCTGCACGGGGCTGGACGCGGCGGGTACGGCCGAGCGCGTCCGGCACGCGGTGCACGCCTACGACAGCGCCCCGCCCGCCGACGATCTGGCGGTGCTCGTCCTCCAGGCGCGCTGA
- the hemW gene encoding radical SAM family heme chaperone HemW: MPSVLPDGEPVPEDGALPPQALAAAAGRPLGFYLHVPYCATRCGYCDFNTYTASELRGSGGALASRDNYADVLVDEIRLARKVLGDDPRQAATVFVGGGTPTLLPAADLVRMLGAIRDEFGLAADAEITTEANPESVGPAYLAELRDGGFTRMSFGMQSARQHVLRILDRTHTPGRPEACVAEARAAGFEHVNLDLIYGTPGESDDDWRASLDAAIGAGPDHVSAYALIVEEGTQLARRIRRGEVPMTDDDEHADRYLIADERLAAAGFGWYEVSNWATTEAGRCRHNELYWTGADWWGAGPGAHSHVGGVRWWNVKHPGAYAQALAESRSPGAGREVLGDEDRRVERILLELRLSAGCPLDLLTGAGARAAVRAVAEGLLEPAAHAAGRAVLTRRGRLLADAVVRDLTD, encoded by the coding sequence ATGCCCTCCGTACTGCCCGACGGCGAACCCGTGCCCGAGGACGGCGCCCTGCCGCCGCAGGCGCTGGCCGCCGCCGCGGGCCGGCCGCTCGGCTTCTACCTGCACGTGCCCTACTGCGCCACCCGCTGCGGCTACTGCGACTTCAACACCTACACCGCGAGCGAGCTGCGCGGCTCGGGTGGCGCGCTGGCGTCCCGCGACAACTACGCCGACGTCCTGGTCGACGAGATCCGGCTGGCCAGGAAGGTGCTCGGGGACGACCCGCGCCAGGCGGCGACGGTCTTCGTCGGCGGCGGCACCCCCACCCTGCTGCCCGCCGCCGACCTGGTGCGGATGCTGGGAGCGATCCGGGACGAGTTCGGGCTCGCGGCGGACGCGGAGATCACCACGGAGGCCAACCCGGAGTCGGTCGGCCCGGCCTATCTGGCCGAGCTGCGCGACGGCGGCTTCACCAGGATGTCCTTCGGGATGCAGAGCGCCCGGCAGCACGTCCTGCGGATCCTGGACCGCACCCATACCCCGGGGCGCCCCGAGGCATGCGTCGCCGAAGCCCGGGCAGCGGGTTTCGAGCACGTCAACCTCGACCTGATCTACGGCACCCCCGGCGAGTCCGACGACGACTGGCGCGCCTCGCTCGACGCGGCGATAGGCGCGGGCCCCGACCACGTGTCGGCCTACGCGCTGATCGTCGAGGAGGGTACGCAGCTGGCCCGGCGGATCCGCCGCGGCGAGGTGCCGATGACCGACGACGACGAGCACGCCGACCGCTACCTCATCGCCGACGAGCGGCTGGCCGCGGCCGGCTTCGGCTGGTACGAGGTCTCCAACTGGGCCACCACCGAGGCGGGCAGGTGCCGCCACAACGAGCTGTACTGGACCGGGGCGGACTGGTGGGGCGCGGGTCCTGGCGCCCACAGCCACGTCGGCGGGGTGCGGTGGTGGAACGTCAAGCACCCCGGCGCCTACGCGCAGGCCCTCGCCGAGTCCCGCAGCCCAGGCGCTGGGCGCGAGGTGCTCGGGGACGAGGACCGCAGGGTCGAGCGGATCCTGCTTGAGCTGCGGCTGTCCGCGGGCTGCCCGCTGGACCTGCTGACCGGCGCGGGCGCCAGGGCCGCGGTCCGCGCGGTCGCCGAAGGCCTCCTGGAGCCCGCCGCGCACGCGGCCGGGCGTGCCGTGCTGACCCGGCGCGGGCGGCTGCTTGCCGACGCGGTGGTCCGCGACCTCACCGACTGA
- a CDS encoding DUF3097 domain-containing protein, whose amino-acid sequence MRSRSYDPDLTPPWKRSAPAPEVAAEADLVVEEAATGFCGAVVRCERTAEGLTVTLEDRFGKHRVFPMVPRGFLIDGRTVTLVRPQAAPAPRGPLLSASGSVAVPGVKARVARAGRIYVEGRHDAELVERVWGHDLRVEGVVVEYLEGVDDLPAIVADFGPAPDARLGVLVDHLVPGSKESRIAASVSGADVLVVGHPYIDVWEAVKPASVGIARWPRVPRGEDWKTGVCRELGWDMSTGEAWQRILASVRTYKDLQAELLGSVEHLIDFVTAP is encoded by the coding sequence ATGCGCAGCAGGAGTTACGACCCCGACCTGACCCCGCCGTGGAAGAGGAGCGCCCCGGCGCCCGAGGTGGCGGCCGAGGCCGACCTGGTGGTCGAGGAGGCCGCGACGGGCTTCTGCGGGGCGGTGGTGCGCTGCGAGAGGACCGCGGAGGGGCTGACGGTCACGCTGGAGGACCGCTTCGGCAAGCACCGGGTCTTCCCGATGGTGCCCCGCGGCTTCCTGATCGACGGCCGTACGGTGACGCTGGTCCGCCCGCAGGCCGCGCCCGCGCCACGCGGGCCGCTGCTGTCCGCGTCGGGCTCGGTCGCGGTGCCCGGCGTCAAGGCGCGGGTGGCACGGGCCGGGCGGATCTACGTCGAGGGCCGGCACGACGCCGAACTGGTCGAACGGGTGTGGGGCCACGACCTGCGGGTCGAGGGCGTCGTCGTGGAGTATCTGGAGGGCGTCGACGACCTGCCCGCGATCGTGGCCGACTTCGGCCCGGCCCCCGACGCCCGGCTGGGCGTGCTGGTCGACCACCTGGTGCCGGGTTCCAAGGAGTCGCGGATCGCCGCGTCCGTCAGCGGCGCGGACGTCCTGGTCGTCGGGCACCCCTACATCGACGTGTGGGAGGCGGTGAAGCCCGCCTCGGTCGGTATCGCCCGGTGGCCGCGGGTGCCGCGCGGCGAGGACTGGAAGACGGGGGTGTGCCGGGAGCTCGGCTGGGACATGTCCACGGGCGAGGCCTGGCAGCGCATCCTGGCGTCGGTGCGGACGTACAAGGACCTGCAGGCAGAACTGCTCGGCTCGGTGGAGCACCTGATCGACTTCGTGACCGCGCCCTGA
- a CDS encoding MBL fold metallo-hydrolase yields the protein MESTEDPGTGGSVWEQLAPGVARRRMPHLDVTIGLVVGSDGVLLVDTASTLPEGEELRGQVEALTGRTVTHIVLTHGHFDHVFGTAAFPGAEVYGERSLGGYLRREPEVLRESAVEHGTDPAEAARAAAELVLPTRQVTGETEVDLGERQVRLVHPGTGHTGHDLVVVVPGATASDPTVVFCGDLVEESGEPQAGDDADPAHWPGTLDALLALGGETGRYVPGHGAVVDARFLRAQRDALAERFGTAP from the coding sequence GTGGAGAGCACGGAGGATCCGGGTACGGGTGGTTCTGTCTGGGAGCAACTGGCTCCCGGGGTCGCCCGGCGCAGGATGCCCCATCTCGATGTGACGATCGGCCTGGTGGTCGGTTCCGACGGCGTACTGCTGGTGGACACCGCCTCGACGCTGCCGGAGGGCGAGGAGCTGCGCGGGCAGGTCGAGGCGCTGACCGGCCGCACCGTCACGCACATCGTCCTCACACACGGTCACTTCGACCATGTCTTCGGCACCGCCGCCTTCCCCGGCGCCGAGGTCTACGGGGAGCGCTCGCTCGGGGGCTATCTGCGCCGGGAGCCGGAGGTGCTGCGGGAGTCCGCGGTGGAGCACGGCACCGACCCGGCCGAGGCGGCGCGGGCGGCGGCGGAGCTGGTGCTGCCCACCCGTCAGGTGACCGGCGAGACCGAGGTCGACCTGGGCGAGCGCCAGGTGCGGCTGGTGCACCCCGGCACCGGGCACACCGGCCACGACCTGGTGGTGGTCGTGCCGGGCGCCACCGCGAGCGACCCGACGGTGGTCTTCTGCGGCGACCTGGTCGAGGAGTCGGGCGAGCCGCAGGCGGGCGACGACGCCGACCCGGCGCACTGGCCCGGCACGCTGGACGCGCTGCTCGCCCTGGGCGGCGAGACGGGCCGCTACGTCCCCGGGCACGGCGCCGTGGTCGACGCGCGTTTCCTGCGGGCGCAGCGGGACGCGCTGGCAGAGCGCTTCGGGACCGCGCCCTGA
- the hrcA gene encoding heat-inducible transcriptional repressor HrcA, translating to MLSERRLEVLRAIVQDYVGTEEPVGSKALTERHRLGVSPATVRNDMAVLEDEGYIAQPHTSAGRIPTDKGYRLFVDKMAGVKPLSSAERRAIQNFLDGAVDLDDVVARTVRLLAQLTRQVAVVQYPSLTRSSVRHVELLALAPARIMLVLITDTGRVEQRLIDCQAPVGETVLADLRARLNSRVVGRRFSDVPPLVQDLPESFDPDDRPAVAGVLATLLETLVEQTEERIMLGGAANLTRFNHDFPLTIRPVLEALEEQMVLLKLLGEATDSAMTVRIGHENFHEGLNSTSVVAVGYGSGDEAVAKLGVVGPTRMDYPGTMGAVRAVARYVGQILAES from the coding sequence ATGCTGAGCGAACGCAGACTCGAAGTCCTGCGTGCCATCGTCCAGGACTACGTCGGCACCGAGGAGCCGGTCGGCTCGAAGGCCCTCACCGAGCGTCACCGGCTCGGCGTGTCGCCGGCCACCGTGCGGAACGACATGGCGGTCCTGGAGGACGAGGGCTACATCGCGCAGCCGCACACCAGCGCGGGCCGGATCCCCACCGACAAGGGCTACCGGCTGTTCGTCGACAAGATGGCCGGCGTCAAGCCGCTGTCGTCCGCCGAGCGCCGGGCCATCCAGAACTTCCTGGACGGCGCGGTCGACCTCGACGACGTCGTCGCCAGGACCGTACGGCTGCTCGCCCAGCTCACCCGGCAGGTCGCGGTGGTGCAGTATCCGTCGCTGACCCGGTCGTCGGTACGGCACGTGGAACTGCTCGCGCTCGCGCCGGCCCGCATCATGCTGGTGCTGATCACCGACACCGGACGGGTCGAGCAGCGGCTGATCGACTGCCAGGCCCCGGTCGGCGAGACGGTTCTCGCCGACCTGCGCGCCCGGCTCAACAGCCGGGTCGTCGGCCGCCGCTTCTCCGACGTGCCGCCGCTGGTCCAGGACCTGCCGGAGAGCTTCGACCCCGACGACCGGCCCGCGGTCGCGGGAGTCCTCGCCACCCTGCTGGAAACGCTGGTGGAGCAGACCGAGGAGCGCATCATGCTCGGCGGCGCGGCCAACCTGACGAGGTTCAACCACGACTTCCCGCTGACGATCAGGCCGGTCCTCGAAGCACTGGAGGAGCAGATGGTCCTCCTCAAACTGCTCGGCGAGGCAACCGACTCCGCCATGACCGTGCGGATCGGGCATGAGAATTTTCACGAGGGCCTCAACTCCACGTCCGTGGTGGCCGTCGGCTACGGTTCGGGCGACGAGGCAGTCGCCAAACTCGGCGTGGTCGGCCCGACCCGCATGGACTACCCCGGAACGATGGGAGCGGTACGCGCAGTGGCACGTTACGTCGGACAGATCCTGGCGGAGTCGTAA
- the dnaJ gene encoding molecular chaperone DnaJ: MATDYYAVLGVRRDAGPDEIKKAFRRLARELHPDVNPDPKTQERFKEINAAYEVLSDPQKKQVYDLGGDPLSAAGGAGAGAGFGQGFGNFSDIMDAFFGQSQQRGPRSRTRRGQDAMIRLEIDLEEAAFGTTKDIQVDTAVTCGTCNGEGAAPGTSAQTCDMCRGRGEVSQVTRSFLGQVMTSRPCPQCQGFGTVVPTPCPECAGDGRVRSRRTLTVKIPAGVDNGTRIQLAGEGEVGPGGGPAGDLYVEIREVPHLVFQRRGDDLHCTVTIPMTAAALGTKCPLETLDGLEEIDIRPGTQSGQSIPLHQRGITHLRGGGRGDLVVHVEVVTPHKLDADQEDLMRRLAKLRGEERPTGQFAPGQQGLFSRLKDAFNGR; encoded by the coding sequence GTGGCCACGGACTACTACGCCGTACTGGGCGTACGCCGCGACGCAGGTCCGGACGAGATCAAGAAGGCATTCCGCCGTCTCGCCCGGGAGTTGCACCCTGACGTCAATCCCGACCCCAAGACGCAGGAGCGGTTCAAGGAGATCAACGCCGCCTACGAGGTGCTCTCCGACCCGCAGAAGAAGCAGGTCTACGACCTCGGCGGCGACCCGCTGTCCGCCGCGGGCGGCGCGGGAGCCGGTGCAGGCTTCGGCCAGGGCTTCGGGAACTTCAGCGACATCATGGACGCCTTCTTCGGGCAGTCGCAGCAGCGCGGGCCGCGCTCGCGCACCCGGCGCGGCCAGGACGCCATGATCCGGCTGGAGATCGACCTCGAAGAGGCCGCCTTCGGCACCACCAAGGACATCCAGGTCGACACCGCGGTGACCTGCGGGACCTGCAACGGCGAAGGGGCCGCGCCCGGCACCTCCGCGCAGACCTGCGACATGTGCCGCGGCCGCGGCGAGGTGTCCCAGGTCACCCGCTCCTTCCTCGGCCAGGTCATGACCTCGCGGCCCTGCCCGCAGTGCCAGGGCTTCGGCACGGTCGTGCCCACGCCGTGCCCGGAGTGCGCCGGCGACGGTCGGGTCAGGTCCCGCCGCACGCTGACCGTCAAGATCCCCGCGGGCGTCGACAACGGCACCCGCATCCAGCTGGCCGGCGAGGGCGAGGTCGGCCCGGGCGGCGGCCCCGCGGGCGACCTCTACGTCGAGATCCGCGAGGTTCCGCACCTGGTCTTCCAGCGCCGCGGCGACGACCTGCACTGCACGGTCACCATCCCGATGACCGCGGCGGCGCTCGGCACGAAGTGCCCGCTGGAGACGCTCGACGGCCTGGAGGAGATCGACATCCGGCCCGGCACGCAGTCCGGCCAGTCGATCCCGCTCCACCAGCGCGGTATCACCCACCTGCGCGGCGGCGGCCGCGGCGACCTCGTCGTCCACGTCGAGGTCGTGACCCCGCACAAGCTCGACGCGGACCAGGAGGACCTGATGCGGCGCCTGGCCAAACTCCGCGGCGAAGAACGCCCCACGGGCCAGTTCGCCCCGGGCCAGCAGGGCCTCTTCTCCCGCCTGAAGGACGCCTTCAACGGCCGCTGA
- a CDS encoding nitronate monooxygenase — protein sequence MSAPSLTSFSAYPIVQAPMAGGGSNPRLATAVAAAGGLGFLAAGYKTPEAMYEEIRQLRDQSTHPFGVNLFMPQVRATDPSAVAVYAEQLAGEESWYGTPLGDPDAGTDDAYDAKVAILLEDPVPMVSFTFGCPSQAVVESFRKAGTYTVVTATSVQEALSAQWAGADAVCVQGVEAGGHQGTHRDDLQLDHSGTGLLALLPQVREAVQLPLIAAGGLMRGGQIAAVLAAGADAAQLGTAFLVCPESGADPLHKRAITDPVFTRTELTRAFSGRPARTLVNRFVREHGPYAPPGYPQIHHLTSPLRKAAAAAGDPQAMSLWAGQGHRLAREVSAGHLMELLVEELHAAREAGT from the coding sequence ATGTCCGCGCCCAGTCTCACGTCCTTCTCGGCGTACCCGATCGTGCAGGCCCCGATGGCCGGCGGCGGATCCAACCCGCGGCTGGCCACGGCGGTGGCGGCGGCCGGCGGGCTGGGGTTCCTGGCGGCCGGGTACAAGACGCCCGAGGCGATGTACGAGGAGATCCGGCAGCTCCGCGACCAGAGCACGCACCCCTTCGGGGTGAATCTGTTCATGCCGCAGGTCAGGGCCACCGACCCGTCCGCCGTGGCGGTGTACGCCGAACAGCTCGCCGGCGAGGAGTCCTGGTACGGGACACCGCTGGGCGACCCGGACGCCGGCACGGACGACGCGTACGACGCCAAGGTCGCGATCCTCCTGGAAGACCCCGTGCCGATGGTGAGCTTCACCTTCGGCTGCCCCTCCCAGGCGGTGGTCGAGTCGTTCCGCAAGGCCGGTACGTACACGGTGGTGACCGCCACCTCGGTCCAGGAGGCGCTGTCCGCGCAATGGGCCGGCGCCGACGCGGTGTGCGTGCAGGGTGTGGAGGCCGGCGGCCACCAGGGCACCCACCGGGACGACCTGCAGCTCGACCACTCGGGCACCGGCCTGCTCGCGCTGCTGCCGCAGGTCCGCGAGGCGGTGCAGTTGCCGCTGATCGCGGCCGGCGGCCTGATGCGCGGCGGCCAGATCGCCGCGGTGCTGGCGGCGGGCGCGGACGCGGCGCAGCTCGGTACGGCGTTCCTGGTCTGCCCCGAGTCCGGTGCGGACCCGCTGCACAAGCGGGCGATCACCGATCCGGTCTTCACCCGCACCGAGCTGACCAGGGCCTTCTCCGGGCGCCCGGCCCGTACGCTGGTCAACCGCTTCGTGCGCGAGCACGGACCTTACGCACCGCCCGGCTACCCGCAGATACACCATCTGACCTCGCCGCTGCGCAAGGCGGCCGCCGCCGCGGGCGACCCGCAGGCCATGTCGCTGTGGGCCGGACAGGGCCACCGGCTGGCCCGCGAGGTGTCCGCCGGGCACCTGATGGAACTGCTCGTCGAGGAACTGCACGCTGCCCGGG